Proteins found in one Zea mays cultivar B73 chromosome 1, Zm-B73-REFERENCE-NAM-5.0, whole genome shotgun sequence genomic segment:
- the LOC103644210 gene encoding dihydrolipoyllysine-residue acetyltransferase component 1 of pyruvate dehydrogenase complex, mitochondrial, with translation MANIRALLVGLSRARGSLAEAGRCASTRPSILASLGAHYKIPMPARWFSSTGLPPHLVVGMPALSPTMNQGNIAKWRKQEGDKIEVGDVICEIETDKATLEFESLEEGYLAKILAPEGSKDVQVGQPIAVTVEDVEDIKSIPADTSFGGEQKEEQSTESAPQNKVVNVSEQSSTVSRISPAAKLLIKEHGLDTSSLRASGPRGTLLKGDVLAALKSGINSSSTKEKKSPAQPSSQPTRDSQSQASSISQKDDTYEDIPNSQIRKVIAKRLLESKQTTPHLYLSKDVVLDPLLAFRNELKELHGIKVSVNDIIIKAVAIALRNVPEANAYWNNDKEETQKCDSVDISIAVATEKGLMTPIIRNADQKTISAISAEVKQLAEKARAGKLAPNEFQGGTFSISNLGMYPVDHFCAIINPPQSGILAVGRGNKVVEPVVDSDGTEKAAAVTKMSLTLSADHRVFDGQVGGKFFTELALNFSDIRRLLL, from the exons ATGGCAAACATACGTGCACTTCTGGTCGG CTTATCGCGGGCAAGGGGATCCTTAGCAGAGGCTGGACGATGTGCTTCCACGAG GCCATCAATTCTAGCATCTCTGGGCGCACATTACAAG ATCCCCATGCCAGCCCGCTGGTTCTCATCTACAG GGCTTCCTCCACATCTGGTGGTCGGAATGCCAGCACTATCTCCTACTATG AATCAAGGTAACATCGCGAAATGGAGAAAACAGGAAGGGGACAAG ATAGAGGTTGGTGATGTGATATGTGAGATAGAAACTGATAAAGCCACTCTTGAGTTTGAAAGCCTTGAAGAGGG GTATTTGGCCAAGATTTTAGCACCTGAAGGTTCTAAAGATGTTCAAGTTGGACAACCCATTGCTGTTACG GTTGAAGACGTTGAGGATATTAAGAGTATACCAGCTGATACATCTTTCGGTGGTGAACAAAAGGAAGAGCAATCAACAGAAAGTGCACCGCAAAACAAAGTAGTTAATGTGTCTGAACAAAGCTCAACAGTGAGCCGGATCAGCCCGGCAGCTAAATTACTGATCAAGGAACATGGACTGGATACATCATCACTGAGAGCATCAGGCCCCCGTGGCACCCTTCTGAAAGGGGATGTTCTGGCAGCATTGAAGTCAGGTATCAATTCAAGTTCAACCAAAGAAAAGAAGTCTCCAGCTCAACCTTCGTCTCAGCCAACTCGAGATTCCCAATCTCAAGCATCCTCTATTTCACAAAAGGATGATACATATGAAGATATTCCGAATAGTCAGATACGCAAG GTCATTGCCAAAAGGTTGCTCGAATCAAAACAGACGACTCCACATTTGTATCTATCCAAAG ATGTTGTGCTGGATCCCTTGCTCGCTTTCAGGAATGAACTAAAAG AGCTACATGGCATTAAAGTTTCAGTAAATGACATCATCATAAAGGCTGTGGCAATTGCGTTGCGGAACGTCCCTGAAGCAAATG CTTACTGGAACAATGATAAGGAAGAAACTCAAAAGTGCGATTCAGTTGATATATCTATTGCTGTTGCTAcagagaag GGCCTGATGACCCCAATAATAAGGAATGCGGATCAAAAGACTATATCTGCAATATCCGCAGAG GTTAAGCAGCTGGCTGAAAAGGCAAGAGCTGGGAAGCTTGCACCTAACGAATTTCAAGGGGGAACTTTCAG TATCTCGAATCTTGGGATGTACCCTGTGGACCATTTCTGTGCAATCATTAACCCTCCACAG TCTGGCATTCTCGCAGTGGGTAGAGGAAACAAGGTTGTTGAACCTGTTGTGGACAGCGATG GAACCGAGAAGGCTGCTGCAGTTACAAAGATGAGCCTGACACTATCTGCTGACCATCGTGTATTTGATGGGCAAGTAGGAG GCAAGTTTTTCACGGAGCTGGCGCTGAATTTCAGCGACATCAGGAGGCTGCTATTGTAA